TAGAATAATCTGCACGACAataatcacacacacacgatTGAGTTCACATTGACTCTGTATTAAAAATCATAAGATCATTTTCAGTTGTCACAGTCAGATGAAGTGATGTTACATGTCTGTATCCGTTTACCACATATTACTCAGTCTTGAATTTCTACATAAGAATGGTACAAGAATTGACAAAATGACTAACtgtagtcatgtacatgtaagcaccACTGCATGAGGGCAGTGTTAACCATCAGGGCCACAAGTTGTCTCTTGCCTGTCTTTGGCAAAGTTTTGTTTCCAAAACGTCCAAAATAGTTGCTGGTTATTAACAGTATGATAGAATCCAGTTAGTTATTcatatgataacaatgtaatatGAATGCTGCAACAGgattgtgtatatttcttgttaGCTTCTAACAGTTGATTTTtacagaaatcacaaatcacTCATTATGAGTGACGTTCATGGAAATGTATCAGAAATGGAAATGTAGAACTTTCAGCTACAGAAAAatcatcacatacatgtattcatatattACCTTATCATTGTTACCAAACATACGCACAAAATTATACAACCTGACTAGtaagtaaacaaacataacAAAAGGAGATACTTGCATTTCTTTGTTGCTTAATATGAGAAACCGGGAAAGTTTGCAGCAGTGTAAAAACTATTTTTAAAAGTCACAGAAACCTCATGTTATAGTTTAATAGCAGAAAAATGCAGACATTTCTTTCTCACATCGAGACAGCTGATTTGTCAATACAGCAGCATGAATACTTTTATAACACAATAGCCATGaacttttgtctttttttgttcaaATCATTGAATCTTCCACATCAAGTATATTATGTAGGGTGATCTTGTACAGCAAGCTTTATTGCTCTTCTCTGTATATCATACGATATCATGTGCGCTTTCTTTTTGTTATTCACCTCTCACAGAAACATTCACCATCGAGTGCCTTTACAGTGTTTGACAGTGTTTGTCTAAACCTTAAACACTTTTGATAGTTTAAAAAGTTTTTGGTGCTCTGATATGGGGCACTATAGGTTCCAGTCTGTGGCTGAACAACCACTGTATGGTTGCAACATGATCCCCCCAATCGTTGTTATAGTTTTAGATTGCTTCCTAACCCCTTTGGTCATCTTAGATTGCTCATTCCTCCTGAAGATTCTTTGGGATTGATCTAAGCCCATTGGTTGTTTGGGACTGTTCTTTTATCCCATtggatgccaaaaaaaagtcaGAGATTTTAAAATTTACATGCAATAACAGCACAACCAGTGTGCTATAGGTTTGACACCAGGTTCCATAGGCATAAATGCCTTTCCTTGGTCCTTTTGAGCAACATTAGAATTTCTACCCTACGTTTCTTTCTCCCCTGAAAGCAGTATAATATTTTGGAGTTTACTTGTTTGGATAAAAGTTTCTTCCCCTTCCCCCACCATAAAATCTGTTCCCCTGGCATGTCACAAAAACTGCCGTTCGTTCTGGATTTCTGTCACTTCTACAGAAGGACTGTATCAAACAGAGCATCCCAGCTTCTCCATACTTCCTCCCAACTGCAATGGAAATTGCCAATCCTCCAAAATCTCTTCTAcagtaattcttttttttaaaatctttataacgTTTTTTCTTTGTACTGAGATTAATCAACAACTGTCTTAAACAAATTGGACAGAGATACTGATGCTAATGTGAGGTAGAAATCATACCACTTACAAAGTGAAAAATAGCCTGGAAACTTCACTGGTCATGTAAGCAGCACAATTCATACAAAATTGTTCTTCTTGTCTGTAAACTAGTTGTCAACATGCGCATTAACAAACATCTATTGGATCCCCCAACAttcatttctaaacattttttttttgcttttaaagTTTTTTGCACTGTGATTAACATCTGCTTCAGCTGAGCTGGACAAAGATACTGTTGCTACGATGTGTTAGAATTTGTACCCCTTCCAGAATATGTATGAAATTCATACATACAGTAAGTTGCACAATTCATGTAAGTTAAACTTTTCCCCACTGTAAACAATCTACTGGGAAACATGGGTATTGATAAACATTCATCCAAGGCCCTATACAGCCTCTATCGGGCTGCTGATTAAAATCCAAGGCCACTTAGCACTCCTCAGTGGTGCATGCCGTTGACGGGGCCGTCCTGGTCGCTGCGCTTCGTGTCGAACACGCAGTCCAGGTACCCCCAGGCGATGTCGGCGATGATCTTGCGATCTGGCACGCTCTGGGCCATCCCATAGATGGCACCCTGAAAGTACAACAATTCTGAATCAGTATGTGTCGTTCATTTCATAGTTTTGTGAGATTGGTAGTGTGAAAATTTCTTACTATGTCGATTACGGTCACAGACGAACCTTCATACAAACAGATTGTGAAGGTTTCGGTGTTATTTTGTGCATAAACcattgtgatatacatgtatcattattcCTAACCTACAAAcaggctgttcatagttccacataacTATTACACAATATAGAATATGAGCCGATTGAGCCGACCCTCATCTTCCAACctctctttgttttttttgtgcaaTGATTCTGTAATCCAAGAGACCCAAAAAGTAGTTTGGTTTGGCCAGAGGGTAAGATGTAAGATCTAAACTGTTGTACTCTGCCAATCTCGGCACAACTTATGGGGACAACAGGGAGGGAGACAAactgttgttttatttctagATGTTCTGATGCTAGACCACAGCAGTTAGGTTGGTTTACCACATACAGTGCCAAGGTAAAAGCATTCCATGTCCGAGAAAGGACACCTACTGCTTAGTCTTCCAGCATAAAGTACTTAAATTCTGTTAATCTCTGGAACTCTCTGCCACAGGAAATTGTGACTCTTAAGGACAAAATGCAAGTTTAAGTACAGTATTTATCGCCACCTTAATGTCCCTCGCCAGCGCCCTAATACATAGATATGGGTCAGCTGCTAAGCTAAGGCATGGTGCTAAGCAtaggaaaaaaaatccaagaGACCATCAAAGTAGTTTGATGTGACCTGGGTGTCATCTATACATGTTGTTGTGCAATAAGTTATTATTATCAGACTTACCATATTATGTGTTATATtaagtgacctctccactgcaaattcatgacaccatgaaCATGAGCTGCTGTTTCCAATGTGTCACTACTACAAAATTGTCTCAACCACATATTTAGAATATTTAAAATCTAATTTTCCCTCCGTGTGAACTTTAATACAGACCTGGCCGGTTGCCTTTGCCATGGGGTTGGCCAGCGCGTCGGCCACAGCGTTCTTCACGTCGTTGAGGAAGCGGTCGGTGACGCCCGGCATCGTGTGGCACAGCGTGCAGCACAGGTGGATGCTGGGGAAGCAAACAGGCAGGCTTTAGTGGGGGGTTTTGTTGATAACTTTTGACATATTTTAACAGTTATTATGATGTTCATTTACTTTGCATGACTTGTTTGTGCAATTATAATTGAATTTTCTTCCACTTGTTGCAGACGCTTTGTTCCTCCCTCCTTGCTGCTCAAGAGCCCCCTATTCttaaagacccccccccctgctATTGAAGACCCCCCTGTTCTTGAACCCCCCTACCTTGAGGGGAACTGCAGCGAGCTGCGGAAGCAAACAGTCGGGTTTTAGTGGGGGTTTTGTTTCTCAATTCTAAGTCTCCATTTCTTTGGGCACAGGTGAGGGGAAATGCAGTCAGTTGAGGCTCCGGCCCTTGAACTTTTCATCTACAGATCGCCTACTGTTCAAGACCCTTTGTTCTTACTCCTTGTTCTTTAAAACTCAGTCATAAATTGAAGGGAAACTACAGTGTACTGAGGTTTTTAAGCTCTTGAATCTGACATATTAAAACCCCACCCTGCCCTGAAACGTTTCATCTTTGTTTAAGACCCTCCTGTTCTTGAAGGGCACTACAGTAGTGAGTTGAGTTTCCAGCCCTTGAAAATTTCATCTCTGTTTACAACCACCCTGTCTAGTGTAAAGCACCCTGTTCTTAACCCCCCAGCTATTGAAGATCCCCCTGCTATTGCAGACCCCCCTGCTATTGAAGACCCCCCTGCTCCTGAAGACCCCCCTACCTTGAGGGGAACTGCAGCGAGTTCAGGTTCCAGCCCTTGGCGGTGAGAGCGTTGGACACCCTGTAGACCAGGTACAAGTCCCCCTGTTCCTAACCCCCCTGCTATTGAAGACCCCCCCTGTTCCTGAAGACCCCCCTACCTTGAGCAGAACTGGAACAAGTTCAGGTTCCAGCCCTAAGCGGTGAGAGCGTTGGACACCCTGTAGACCCTCTACTGTACAAGTCCCCCTGTTCCTAACCCCCCTGCTATTGAAGACCCCCCCTGTTCCTGAAGACCCCCCTACCTTGAGGGGAACTGCAGCGAGTTGAGGTTCCAGCCCTTGGCGGTGAGAGCGTTGGACACCCTGTAGACCAGGTACAAGTCCCCCTGTTCCTAACCCCCCTGCTAATGAAGACCCCCCCTGTTCCTGAAGACCCCCCTACCTGGAGGGGAACTGCAGCGAGTTGAGGTTCCAGCCCTTGGCGGTGAGAGCGTTGGACACCCTGTAGACGTCGAACACCTCGGATCCGAAGGCGACCACGCTGACCTCGGGCTGGCCGAACACGAAGATGCCGTCGATCTTCCTCAGCTCCTTGGCGATGTAGCGAGCGGCCTTTATGATCTTCCGGGTGCTCTCGACGTAGCCTGGGAAACAGGTTAACACGACTGTTATTTGGCTAGCTCACAcagtaacctccttgcttttggACATTTGCACTTACAAAGGTGCAAGGACTGATTTATCATACAGTCATGCAGATCTGCCTACATGTATCCGTCCAGGTAGATGACACTTCTTTTTTGAGAGGGTTGTGGGATTTTGACCAAAATCAATGTGTAGCGGGCAGCCTTGACGATCTTCTGGGTGCTCTCAACGTAGTCTAGGAAACGGTTATCACGTCTGTTATTGTAGCATTGAAAGGGCAAAAACCATTTGGCTAGTGTTTGAGCAGATTGATCTACACATGTAGCTCCTACAGTGACGTTTTAGCTGGTTTGAGGACATTACCCTTACCAAAACGAAAGAACTCTCTTCTAGCCTTACAGTTATATAGACCAgcagacttgacttgacttgagtagtacaatgtattttcccCCCATATGTGCAACAAACTAGTTAGCTTTCATTTAGGGCTTTCCTTTGGGTAGCacttaaaaaagaaactttTACAACCAGTCTTCCTTAAAGTGCTATTCTGAAACTTTAAGATATGCTGCTGGGCTGAATAACTAACAAATATAGTGTGCTGAGGACTGAAGAAATCAAGCCGTGCAAAAGGGCTCCAAATAGAGCCATCATGGAAGTCCTACCGTCCTCTCCGATGTTCATCATGGTAGCCCAGCACGCGGCGACGATGGCGCCCGCTCGGCTCCCGGCCATGGTGCTGGTGGCGTACACGCCTCCCGGCCAGTTGGGCTGCACGAAGTACTGGGCGTGGCGGTACTTCTTATCGCTGTACAGGATGACGCTCGAGCCCTTCGGGGCAAAGCCATACTGGGGGGAGATCACAGGAGTGTTAGACTACACTAGAACTTAGTGGTAGAAGAACAAACAGTTGTTCTCAGGGTAACACTGAGAATAAAGCCACACTGGGGGAGACAACAGGACTTCAGGACAAAGCCATACTGGGGGAGAGAACAAAAATCAGAGTGTAAGACTTGTAGTCTAGGATCAACAGTTGTTTCCATGTGTGTGTCAGCAGGGATCCTTGTACCTTTAACTTGAAAGACTTTCCTaatctacttttttttcattattttgataATATGTCaactaaaataaaataaaaaatcctATCTCATGAACCCACTTGCATACCTTGTGTGTCATCCTAGATACTGGTCAAACCGTCCAGAGGTAAGTCTCTGtaactttcaaactttcctaGACTACTTAAATTTATGTCAACAtaaatacaagaaaaaataaGCAAAATTAATTTCTCATGAAACCTAATATACGCACCTTGTGTGTGTCACAGGAGATGCTGGTCACACCGTCCAGAGAGAAGTCGTACGGAGCGAGGTTGAACCCAGCCTTCTTCATGAAGGGCAGCAGGAAGCCGCCCAGGCAGACGTCCACGTGCACGGGGATCCCGTAACGCTGGCCcagctgtaaacaacaacaaacaaatagataaataaactctCAAGTAGGCACTACAGCAGAACTCCTCCCAGGCAGACATCAACGTGCATGGGGATCCCGTAACGCTTGCCcagctgtaaacaacaacaaacaaatagataaataaactctCAAGTAGGCACTACAGCAGAACTCCTCCCAGGCAGGAGTCAATGTGCACGGGGATCCCGTAACGCTTGCCcagctgtaaacaacaacaagcaaataaataaactctCAAGTAGGCACTCCAGCAGAACTCCTCCCAGGCAGGAGTCAACGTGCACAGGGATCCCGTAACGCTTGCCaagctgtaaacaacaacaaacaaattaacaaatagGCACTACAGCAGGAACCCTCTCAAGCAGGAGTCAACATGCACGGGGATCCCGTAACGCTGGCCCAGCtgtaaacaagaaacaaataaataaataaactctcAAGTAGGCACTACAGCAGGAACCCTCCCAGGCAGACGTCCACGTGCACAGGGATCCCGTAACGCTTGCCCAGCTGTAAAcgacaacaaacaaatagataaataaataaactctcAAGTAGGCACTACAGCAGAAATCCTCCCAGGCAGACGTCCACGTGCACGGGGATCCCGTAACGCTTACCcagctgtaaacaacaacaaacaaatatccACTACAGCAGGAACTCTTCCAACAAAGAGATTTagattagaaagaaaaaaaaacatttgtaaaaagTGCTAAAACTTTTGTTCTCACCTCGGCAATGTCGGCAATAGGGTCGATGATCCCGTGCGGGAACTGCGGGGCAGATCCGACCAGCTGTaacacaaaacaagagttcaacAGAACTGTACAAGCAAGCAGCACAAAATACACAGCTGGATATGTGACAATGGGGTGTGAGGTACAGCGGTTAGGGACTATGCTTCTGGACTACAAGGTCTAGAGTTTGATTTGAATATGTACTAGTACCTGTAGCTCACACAACTTGCATACTACCACTGAACTAGAAAAGgctgcagtccttaggatgggatgtAAAGCAGTTACTACAATCTCTCACCACTGACTTCTGGTAGTATGATCACAATCATGTACAGATTTGGGTGCATGACTGCATTgcttacagggttaggcagcagggagaaggttaagtgagCCAGACAGTGCCCAGTGagggaacatacaaggacatggGCTACTCCAGGGCTAGTAagacatccttttttttcaaccttctccctgctaactTAGACTTCTGGCACCAAACTTGCACTGGCTCCAGGGTTaatcagcagggagaaggttaaacagttGTAGACAGACTCACCATGCAGGTGCTGCTAGTGATGGACCTCCTCATGGCCTGTGGGGGGAGAGGAGAAACTGTTTCATTGATCATGCCTGATAGCCTGTATCATAGATTGTCATAAGTCATGTGTCAGCTAAGCTTACTATAATATGAATCACATCAGCACACACATCAATTCTGTTCGTTTCCCAACAAAACGTTTTACGAACATACTATAAGTCGTATAAGTTTTAAAATGGGCAAATATATACCGTAAACTGACGAAACAGTACATCAGTGCATTCTATGCTACAAAAGAGACCATCTATGACATTAGCATCTATTTTCTGAATCTGATACTTAGTATCAGATTCAGAAAATAGATGCTTATGTCATAGAGGGTCTCTTTTGTAGCATAAAACGCACTGATAAAATAATTGGTTGTCATACACACTGAACATTTATATCTAATGGTTCAAGTTCTACTGAAAGTGACCCTGGACATATCTTGACTTGTACTGAACCTTGACCTGAAGTGAACCATGACCCTGATGATGTCACCACATACCTTGACATTGACCTTCCATGTTTTTGGGTCCATCCTGACGTGGATGATCCTCATGCCGAAGTA
The nucleotide sequence above comes from Branchiostoma lanceolatum isolate klBraLanc5 chromosome 14, klBraLanc5.hap2, whole genome shotgun sequence. Encoded proteins:
- the LOC136449073 gene encoding sphingosine-1-phosphate lyase 1-like, with the translated sequence MALSAMDVYLHLLVEKATEASDYIKSVEYSFNSYFALKGFQPHQIFLSTIAFTLFVVWLYRFFFMHELSLWERFKLVSFRTIRRLPYFGPQIQREVDKALEKMAGSLFKLPPGMKYVNGLPQNGMSEDQVMRAIKGYQQLGHVDWKKGNVSGTVYSGQPELTQLCTKVYGEFAWSNPLHPDVFPGVRKMEAEVVAMTLKMFNGGPNACGTMTSGGTESILMACLAYRNMAKERGVTLPEIVAPFSVHAAFDKAAHYFGMRIIHVRMDPKTWKVNVKAMRRSITSSTCMLVGSAPQFPHGIIDPIADIAELGQRYGIPVHVDVCLGGFLLPFMKKAGFNLAPYDFSLDGVTSISCDTHKYGFAPKGSSVILYSDKKYRHAQYFVQPNWPGGVYATSTMAGSRAGAIVAACWATMMNIGEDGYVESTRKIIKAARYIAKELRKIDGIFVFGQPEVSVVAFGSEVFDVYRVSNALTAKGWNLNSLQFPSSIHLCCTLCHTMPGVTDRFLNDVKNAVADALANPMAKATGQGAIYGMAQSVPDRKIIADIAWGYLDCVFDTKRSDQDGPVNGMHH